The genomic DNA GATTCATCTCTTGCCTAAAGAAAAGTGGGTCTATTGATGCAGTTCTAATACCATCGAGCCCTGCCTATAACAACTCTGGGAGTGCCAGCTTCAACAGGAGACTATCATATTTTCCTGTTGCAATTGTTTTCCCGTGCGTTTTTCCTAAAATAAATCTTGGGGCGCTATTGATACAGTCTTAGATTCACGAGATTAAGACCCAGGGTGCACAGAATTATGTGAAATGTGCCGGAGTATATGGTATCGCAGTTGTCAGTCGTTCAGGTGGGCATTCATACGGATTGTATGAGGTAAGCCGGTCCTTTCAAACAAGTAAAATGCAATATCCCAGTCCAACCAATGCGCATGATAGGTTGAGGTTTTGAACCCTAGGCCTATTATAATAACTTCCCAATCTAATAACTGGTATGATGAATTTGCTGCAATTAGTGGGTCCCTCTACGCCAACAAAACACAATCCCAACAAACCTTCACTAAATCGCTGTTCACCAAGTCGGCGTTGATTGTTTCGCAATGGGATAGCTTGTTCAGTTGTATCGGTAGCAAGGGAGCTAATGCTCCTGTCGACTGGTACATTGAGATTGATCGGAAGTGAAGTGAGAACTGTACTCCCGGAACTTGGGCTTATATCATTCTATGCAGGCTGGGGCGGTGGAGTCTCTAAAAGAGCAGCTGACGCTACTTCTTTTGCCCAACGCGATTCCCTACTATCATTCTAGCTGTACGGTGGGCTGTTTACTGAAGGCCCATACCCCGAGGAAGGCATTCTGTTCATCGATAGCTTGCTCAATTCAATCGACCCTAACCCTCAGGCAGCATGTATGCGTAATTGTTTTCTCAGCTTGACGCCCGGCCTAACTTTGATTTATTTATAGATTCAAACTATGTATATCCTACATTAAATCCTACTCAGTGGAAGTTGCAGTATTGTGGAGCTCACTACACACGCTTGGCAGTAACCAAGAGGACAGTAGATCCCAGGAATGTGTTCCGTTTCCCTCAGTCTATCGGCCTATGGTGATGACTTTAAATTTGAACGATATTTTCCATGTGATCATTTTCCTCGATTCATATCCCGACGAGCGTCAAACCCATATCGTCGATAGGTACCATGATCTATATCCATCTGGTTTGTGAACTTTGGAGTCCAGAGACCTCTGGTCGTGACCACAGCGATCCATGCAAATGATGGGCTTCTAGCACCAATCAGCCCGAAGAAGTACGCATATAGCAGTGCCCACGTATTGTAAGGCTGACCCAAGAACGTATAATTGGTTCATATGCCGTGGTTCGGGCCGTGGATTAGATCCGCGAATCCCCCGCCTCCATTCAGAATGCATGAAACGATATAGCGGCAGTGTCTACAACTGCCTCCGGAGAGCCCGCCATCAATTCGGGGCTATTTTAGGTTCTACTTGATTCAGTCTATGGCAGCCCGAACCGAAGCAAACAATATTGCATACGGCATATAAAATACCATATGAACCCACCATGGTGTCTCATTCTCTTCTCTCTGTCCATTGTAATACACGATGTTGACTCGGGTCGCTACCATCGTACTCGCAAGTACCGCCGCGTTTGTTTCTGGTGCGACGATCGATGTTGAACGCAGGGATGCATTTACCGATTGTCTCTCAAACGGGAGCCCAAGTGGTGCAGTTGTAACCCCTTCGAGTTCCAACTATGGCTCAGCCCGTGCAGCTTTCAACCAAAGGCTCAGTTTCAAACCCGCTGCCATTGTATTTCCGTTAGTGATGCAATTCCGTCGCGTATGTTGTTACTCAACTGGATCTATGACATCAGGAGTTCTCCGCAGGAAGTACAAAAATACGTCAAATGTGCAGCTTCGGCCGGCATAGCGGTTGTTGCTCGCTCCGGGGGACACTCATACGCTGCTTATGGTGTGAGTACGCTGTGCCTATTATCATACCTCCATACTTATGCTGTCCTCACTCAGGTTGGCGGGCAAGACGGCTCACTGGTCGTTGAcctctcaaaattgaagtccTTTTCTATTGATGGCTCCGGTGTGGCGAAGATCCAGACAGGTCATAGACTTGGAGAAGTAGCTCAGAAACTCTGGGATAACGGCCAGAGAGCACTTCCCCATGGAACGTGCCCTTATGTACGTCTAATTCACAAATTTACGAGCATTCATAATAATTCTTCCTGCATTTATTATAGGTCGGAAGTGGAGTAAGTTATACGCACATATGATATGCCGCCCACATTCTGATTTGAACTACAGGGTCACGCAGCGTTTGGTGGATATGGTCCATTTTCACGAGTTGGTGGACTACTACAGGACCGCATTACAGAAGCAGAGGTCGTTCTTGCTAATGGTACACTCACTACCGCGTCGACCAGTCAGAACGCAGATCTATTTTGGGCACTGCGTGGAGCAGGTGCTTCGTACGGTGTTGTGACACAATGGACGTTTGCTACGTTTGCTGCCCCATCAACAATCATTGGATATTCGATCGACTACTCTTCCACCCTTAGCGCGTCCAAGATCGCAAGCTTGTTGGGCGCATGGCAGTCGTTGGCCATGTCAGCTCCGAAAGAGATGGCAATGATGGGTGTCGTAGGCCCGGACGGAGATGGTGGCCTGTACTTGCAAGTAGGTAGCTGGACTAGCCTATATGCGCATCCTTGTTGTATTAACTACAGTAACAGTTTACTGGCGACTACTACGGGTCCAAGTCATCCTTCAATTCGGTCACATCCACCTGGGCAAGCAAGCTCAGCCCTGGACAGATCAACGCCAAGACTTACAACTGGCACGACTCGTTGGTCGCCACCGATGGGTCTCTCTCAACCACTGCTCCCCAACCAAAAGATACCTTCTTTGCGAAGTCATTGTTTACTAAGAAAGCCGTGACAAGCTCACAATGGACCAGCTTCCTCAACTATTTGAGCAACGAAGGGGCAAACAGTGACGCTGACTGGTTTGTCGAAATCGATTGTGGGTAATTTATCACCTTCCCTCAGAGCATGGATTTACTAATGTAGTATAATCGCAGTGTACGGAGGGCAGATCACTGCACAAGGAGCCGATTCTACATCGTTTGCGCACCGTGATGCGATCCTGTCTTTCCAGCTCTACGCAAACTCTAAAAACTCGCAGCCCCCGTTCCCTTCCGACGGGATCTCGTTCGTCGATGACATGCTCAATGCTTTGGAACCTAACCCACAGGCTGCCTGTAAGTATGTTCCATGCTATTATAGGAACTTGGTATCTGATTTAGGTTTAACTGCAGATGTCAACTATGTCGATCCTTCGTTGACCGCCTCGCAGTGGAAAACACAGTACTACGGGTCACACTATTCCCGTCTCTCCTCGATTAAACGCACCATTGATCCTAATAATGTGTTCCGCTTCCCACAGTCCATTGGATTGAATTAAATGGTTTATtcttcatgaagatttaggCTGCCCCGGACCACGTGCACTCATGGACATGATTTGGATTCAAATATAATTTGGACTTCCTTATGGACTGTAGTTATCTTTGTTTTTATGACTAACGATAACAATGCAATTTGAATCAACATAAAGATAATGCGAATACAAAAACCACAGCAGGCTTATGGAAGGAATCATTTGCGTCGTTTGGCCGCTTGTTTATTGGCCTTGATGGCAGCCTCAAATctactcttcttcctcacACGCGGGCCCTCACGACCCCCATCCACCTGATCTGCCTTCCTCACCCTACTTCTTTCAAACGCATTCGCCTTCTTTCCTTTCTGCCTCAGTTCCTCATAGCCATCACCGCCAGATGCACCGCGCTTCCTATCGATCGCGCCCAAGACATCCCTGAATTCGTCGCGCAGGGCCGCACCTCCGCCTCTCCGTGCCCCAGCCCCGCCAAGTGCCATATCTTCCTCGTCTCTCCTACGTTTTTGCGCCTCCTTTTTGTTCATGACCAGTCGAGTCATATTCTCCTCTTCGAACTCGGTCATGCGTTTCAATTCACGAGCCCGAGCAGAAGACAATGAAGCCGAGCCGGATCCAAGACCTGACGCCGACTCGGAATAGGGACGTGAAGGGTCGAGGGTGACAAGCGACGAGAGAGATTGAGCCTTGTATGCTCGCTCTTTTGATTTCTTGAGGCGATCTTCAGTGTACGGAACTGGTGCGAGCTTGGGTGGACGGTATATGGCATCTCCACCTTGATCCTCGTCTGAGCCAGCCTCGACATCCGACGCTGCTCCACCTTCAGCGTTAGCAGATTCGGTTGTAATCCGCCCACGTTGTACAACGGGTGCGGCGAGGCTCGACAGGTTTGGCTTGAATGCAAGTGGGTCTGGAGTTTATTTTATTATTAATGAAACGTGGGATGGCAATGGGGCAA from Rhizoctonia solani chromosome 16, complete sequence includes the following:
- a CDS encoding FAD-binding domain protein; its protein translation is MLTRVATIVLASTAAFVSGATIDVERRDAFTDCLSNGSPSGAVVTPSSSNYGSARAAFNQRLSFKPAAIVFPSSPQEVQKYVKCAASAGIAVVARSGGHSYAAYGVGGQDGSLVVDLSKLKSFSIDGSGVAKIQTGHRLGEVAQKLWDNGQRALPHGTCPYVGSGGHAAFGGYGPFSRVGGLLQDRITEAEVVLANGTLTTASTSQNADLFWALRGAGASYGVVTQWTFATFAAPSTIIGYSIDYSSTLSASKIASLLGAWQSLAMSAPKEMAMMGVVGPDGDGGLYLQFTGDYYGSKSSFNSVTSTWASKLSPGQINAKTYNWHDSLVATDGSLSTTAPQPKDTFFAKSLFTKKAVTSSQWTSFLNYLSNEGANSDADWFVEIDLYGGQITAQGADSTSFAHRDAILSFQLYANSKNSQPPFPSDGISFVDDMLNALEPNPQAAYVNYVDPSLTASQWKTQYYGSHYSRLSSIKRTIDPNNVFRFPQSIGLN
- a CDS encoding Sas10/Utp3/C1D family protein — encoded protein: MASATPVSDADIQAFCDLANEMTRSVSSARQLVQSLLAKQDSELDTRAGISLLSLKNHVMLSYIHSLALLSSHRVLGHSLLDRAPPSQPFGALDRPVRGSKAGDLVDTIVEDRVILEKTKTLETRMKYQIDKLVRLAQDSPQDGGDIIDDPLAFKPNLSSLAAPVVQRGRITTESANAEGGAASDVEAGSDEDQGGDAIYRPPKLAPVPYTEDRLKKSKERAYKAQSLSSLVTLDPSRPYSESASGLGSGSASLSSARARELKRMTEFEEENMTRLVMNKKEAQKRRRDEEDMALGGAGARRGGGAALRDEFRDVLGAIDRKRGASGGDGYEELRQKGKKANAFERSRVRKADQVDGGREGPRVRKKSRFEAAIKANKQAAKRRK